The DNA region CCCCAGCAGCATCAGTTCGCGCAGACCGCAGGAGTGCACCCCATGGCAGAGCGCAAGCCCATCGAATCGTGGCTCACCGACATGGACGGCGTGCTCATCCACGAAGGCGTCCCGATCCCCGGCGCCGACGCGTTCATCAAGAAGCTGCGCGACTCGGGCAAGCCGTTCCTGGTCCTCACCAACAACTCCATCTACACCGCCCGCGACCTCCAGGCCCGCCTCAACCGCATGGGCCTCGACGTCCCCGTGGGCAACATCTGGACCTCCGCGCTCGCCACCGCCAAGTTCCTCGACGACCAGCGGCCCGGCGGCACCGCGTACGTCATCGGCGAGGCCGGACTCACCACCGCCCTGCACGACATCGGGTACGTCCTCACCGACCACGCCCCCGACTACGTCGTCCTCGGCGAGACCCGCACCTACAGCTTCGAGGCCATGACCAAGGCCGTCCGGCTCATCAACGGCGGCGCCCGCTTCATCTGCACCAACCCGGACGAGACCGGTCCCTCCACG from Streptomyces flavofungini includes:
- a CDS encoding HAD-IIA family hydrolase, yielding MAERKPIESWLTDMDGVLIHEGVPIPGADAFIKKLRDSGKPFLVLTNNSIYTARDLQARLNRMGLDVPVGNIWTSALATAKFLDDQRPGGTAYVIGEAGLTTALHDIGYVLTDHAPDYVVLGETRTYSFEAMTKAVRLINGGARFICTNPDETGPSTEGPLPATGAVAALITKATGKQPYFAGKPNPLMMRTGLNAIGAHSETSAMIGDRMDTDVLAGLEAGMETFLVLTGLTTRADIDRHPFRPSNVVDSIADLVDRV